One Schistocerca nitens isolate TAMUIC-IGC-003100 chromosome 1, iqSchNite1.1, whole genome shotgun sequence DNA segment encodes these proteins:
- the LOC126250746 gene encoding charged multivesicular body protein 6-A, whose translation MGALFGKSKRHASRVTEQDKAILQLKQQRDKLKQYQKRVESMLEKDRLLARKLLQDGKKERAKLILRKKKFQEQLLEKTDGQLENLQRLVHDLEFAQIEIQVLDGLRAGNVALKKVHDVISVDEVERILEETREGVEKQREIDELLSGALSADDEESVEAELEEIIKEALPDVLEADDEELELPEVPTDEVERRKEKARAQKVAIEVAQ comes from the coding sequence ATGGGTGCTTTGTTTGGTAAAAGTAAAAGACATGCGAGTCGGGTAACGGAGCAGGACAAAGCTATATTGCAGTTAAAACAACAACGAGATAAACTGAAACAGTATCAGAAGAGAGTAGAGTCCATGTTGGAGAAAGATAGACTGCTTGCACGGAAACTGTTGCAAGATGGTAAAAAGGAACGTGCTAAGCTCATATTACGGAagaaaaagtttcaagaacagctTCTCGAAAAAACAGACGGGCAATTGGAAAACCTTCAGAGGCTTGTCCATGATTTGGAATTCGCACAGATAGAGATACAGGTATTAGATGGACTTAGAGCCGGCAACGTGGCGCTGAAAAAAGTACACGATGTTATCAGTGTTGATGAGGTTGAACGAATTCTTGAAGAAACTCGTGAAGGTGTCGAAAAGCAGCGAGAGATTGACGAACTGTTGAGTGGCGCATTGTCTGCTGACGATGAAGAGTCTGTAGAAGCAGAACTAGAAGAAATAATAAAGGAAGCTCTTCCAGATGTCCTCGAAGCGGATGATGAAGAGCTAGAATTGCCTGAGGTTCCTACAGATGAagtagaaagaaggaaggagaaaGCAAGAGCCCAGAAGGTAGCCATCGAAGTGGCACAGTAA